The sequence below is a genomic window from Ipomoea triloba cultivar NCNSP0323 chromosome 10, ASM357664v1.
GAAATGGGAGTCCATGTAATATAACTCATCACAAAAATGCTACTGGAAAAGACCTTTGAATGCAACTCAAATcgttttaaaagaaaaatcagaTTCCTCTGACTtaagctatgtttggcaaacctagctgaaaaggtagctgaaagctgaaaagtagctgaaaactgaaaagctataagctcgaagctgaaatctgaagagctgttaaactagctgttatgcttaaaagtgtttggtaaaattagttttttgataagctgataaatgttaaaagactaaaaagggcatcttcatacagtttgaataattttaaatttaaataggtttgtttatatattaaaatataaaatagtgaaatcaatatattttaataaaatataaagtaagaacatatatttgaaagcatataaagtaaaataaaatgtttataattcataagattagttcatacaaaaattaatattcaaacacaaatgtcaaattgaaattacaaccaaacatattgaagagaaaaagtcaaaaaggtttagccaaaaaggttttaattggaaagggtaaagaatgtcatttctttaaaataataaggttaaaaatggaaaaaaagttaggaagctactagtttattttgaaacgctactttaagtaacgttcaaaaataagctcttattttaagctactagcttattttaggaacatcacaaacagagcttatagcttattagtagcttaaaataagctataagctcctaaataagctctgccaaacagagccttagATTTCAATTATTGGTGGGACAAGAGGCTCCTTACTATTGGCATTTACTCCCACAGCCTTATCAATTCCCACatgatgaaaaatattatatatactctcaacttttattcCATGCtttcaaatatttgatataaacaatttttcttgtagtCACATGATGAAAATGTCATACCCCTACATTTCACGTCAAAAAATAGAATAGAGTGAGTAGAATTTTAGAATCATTATTGCTTAAGTACATATATAGCTCTTGATCAATCATAGACTAAGCTATTAATGTAAGTTATAAAAGTAAAAGTTACAACTAATTTGTATTTATTCAAgttaaagatattaaaatattaattaatgtaaaaaaaaaaaaatttatattgagAAAAAGATATTGAATGTAAATCAAGACATTTGATTGGCCGCAACACATaacattaaaacattaaaatataaattaaccGCACCtctaattaaaatatgatttaattGGGACAACTTCAATAAgattacaaagttacaagttcaactctcaTGAGTGTAGCCTATTGACATTCTTAATTTGAACTTTATCAGCTATAAACAATCTAAGCTGATTTACTTCCTTGTACTCTTTTGCCGTCTAAGATCACAAAGCGAGTTTCCTTtggacttaaaaaaaaaaaaaaaaaaaaaaagacttaattgAAGTCTAATGTTACTTAATTATcactattttcatttttggaatTAATTCCAACAGGACAAGAAGTGGGATTAGTTGAAGAGATTTGCTTATTCTTGTAGTTTTCATACTTTCCGGCCAAAGAATCAAACAGAATTCCGGCAGCATAACCGGCGGCCAAGTCGATGGTGTAGTGACCCCTTGTGCTTAGCAGCCTCACAATTTGCAACAAGTTGAGTACATGAAATGTGAATGCCAACTTTGATCTCTTCACCCGTTGCATATCTTGGGAAGCAATAACCGACGCAGCAACATGGCCGGAAAAGAACAAGAAAAACGACGTGTTCCCTACCGGAAAATCAACGCCAGATCCCAAGAATTCCTAAGatcgcaatatatatataccaaattaAACACATCAGTTTCGATCTgaacaacattatattttaacaGCAAGCAGagcaaaaaaaaagagagaaaaaaaagaaaaaaaaatagagaaattaaGAACATTCCATAATTAACCTCGGGCAAAGGTAGTTGAGTAAGGTATCCAAGAATTCCACGACAAGTGAACATGAACAATGCTGAGATTGTAGCTCTTGGACGACCCTCAATCAACCACGCCCATAATATGTACCATGATTGCATTGCCACAAACACCTGGGTCATAATATTACACAATTTCATTGCATGAATAATAgggtgtaattttttttttaaagaatacatacatttcatttaaaattatttgaatatagtTTAACAGTTTGTTGctccaaaaaattaaaactgtACTATTATACAAATGCTTTTTAACAGTTAGGGAtgtatttacaaaaaaaaaaaataatagaaattaaaaatgttagcAATAAACCATTGAGTgactaaaaatgtattttacCCTGCCCTATTCACTTTACAGAGTGTAAACAAGGAATGATAAAAAGGTAGTGCAGAGAATTGAAGATATAGATGTATGGGAAGGGAGTACCGTATTGAGGGCAGCAAGAAGATTGTTAATGTCGGGGCGAGAAGCAAGCAAGCGATTCAGAGGAACGGTGACGACGAAACCGAAATCCAACGGCGGAGAACCGGGCGGGGTCATGCGGAGAGTATACTCGACGTGCATGAAGAAGAAGAGCAAGACGGAGAAGACACACGGTATGGGGTGGCGCCTCACCACACCAAATACATCCCCCACCCTCCACTTTAAGAAAAACGGGCTTCTCACACCGACGGCTCCATGTTTTCCCAACTCCGAGGTTAAGGTtgccctcttcttcttctccaccgCCCTTTCGCCGACGTGTTTGACGGCGTTGACGTCTAATCTGTTAGAATGCCTGTTGATGAGGATGGACGGAGGAGAGCGGAGACTGGAGGCGTCAACGTCCATCTTCGCCGTTAAGTTTAACGGAAATAATGGATATATAGTCGCATGATAAGAAGAAAAATGATTTGCGGATGAATTTATAAGTGTGTTTTGAAGTGACGGAGTTTCCAATGTTGGAGGGAGAGACGAGTTTTACTATAACAGATTAACAGTGATCATATAAGGCCATGCATGTACATTAGTTTTAGTAATATAATccaaaatcaaatttgacatgtttatatgtATCATTTGGTTAATAGAAGAGGGATAGAATAAGATTCTACCCtctgatgtatatatataggataaaataaaataacaatgtCCTTAGGGAATAAATAAGAATCAATCTCATTCttacatttgaaaaaattggacggatcagatcaaatttatttaaatgaaaatgcagtgacattttcataattatcacaaCTTTACTATGTAAAATTGAACGCTAAAATCTGCAATTCTTATACTTTTTcaagtttgcacatttagtattaacgttTTGCAtatttgatattaaaatattgCACTTACAAAAATGCAAAAGTGCATTGCACTTGAGATTTCTATTTAGAGTTTATGATTgagtttttgattttatttggtttagatGTTCACTTTTTACGGTTTAAGATCTAGTATTTacaatttagatttaaaatttaattttttcgttaattttataaaatttacccgcagatttgcatatttaattgttaaatatttacatatttaagaGTTAAATACAATGAGATGTGTGATAATTTGAACGAAACACTATATACCTGCCTATATTTCTTGTCTttgttattatttcatttttataataagcttaattatataattaatgttaGATTAGTAGTTTTGACACAATGATCTGGACGGCAGGAATGTGTTCATCATATCCCCCAAATTAAAGGCACGAAGAACCATATGAAAAACATGCCCTAAATTTTGAACACTTATCGTGAAAGGAAGACCACTTGCGACCCAACCGATAGGGTTGATAAAGTCTTTGTAAAAGTGGCCATTTAACTCCCTTCTGATAAAGACTTCCACTCTCATCTGATTTTGTGtagaatatttaatatagagttagaaatgtatattttttcttaaaatagtgtatataatatattatatcatacaattaaataatcaataaatgtttattataattgataggcaaaaaaaaaggggggaaagaaatataatattattattatatataaaaagtagtGAAATTTTCACTTGATCTACCAGCTAGTTTGGTAACcataagtataaaaattgtaattctctcATATTTGTacaaatttgttcatttatggaGTAACACTTTTTGCCTTCGAGAAATTCaataatgaaattgtaatttcattgtttgtGCAAATATGTTCATCTCTTTGGTCTAGATAGTGTATATTTCTATAAGTATGtgaaaattgtaattctctCATATTTGTGCAAATATGTTCATTTATGGAGTAGCACTGTTTGCGTTCGAGAAATCCAATAATGAAATGTACTTCATTgcttttttacattattttgcCTTTGTGCCTAACTTTGCAGTGAGGACCCCCatagtttaatttgtattacaaatcaggtttttatttatttattttggtgacTAGGGTAACTACTAAACACTACTCAAGAGTGTCTACTAGATAaactttaattatatatatatatgcaatataATAACACACAAATAACATATGAAAAGTTAATCGCACTAGGAAGACATTGTGCATCATGCTTCACTCATTCACCACTCCTTTcatgattatatttatttattttgcactTATTTTTTAGTGATATTTCATGTTAGTGTTAATTTGTGTTAGTTGTTTTTGTAAAATACGATAATGACATGCAATTTCGAATGAATATAAGCATGCTAAATTCAATCATAACATTAATTCTATGGTGTttgataacattttttttcgAACTATCCATTTTTTTCAtctatgtattatatatatgatggttGGTAATTATACTTgtcttttaataaataaataatatatacaacagtatttaaataaactatcgcattttctaattttgaaattgaatatcataatatttgattaaagtACACATAAATAAACCCAAATTATTAGTTATTTCTGAGGTTCCTTGAGCCCATATTTATTTCCTATACTATaagattattttttctttttttacctCCAGAtattagtttatttaattttatttagttttttaacAACATTGACTCCATGGCCCAATGGATAAGGCGCTGGTCTACGAAACCAGAGATTCtgggttcgatccccagtgGAGTCGGTTTATTTTTTGACGCTGATTTATCCGATGCATCAGCGTTGGTTCCCGCCGTCCGTAGTGAGTAGTCAATTTTAAAGCCCACATCCGTTTCATTAAGTGTGGTCCACTGGTCCGTGTGGAAACCCAATACAAATATCTAccaatttttattctaaaaaaaattaataaaatgtaaattaaatgcagaaattatttaaaacttaaaTTCCATAATTAACACATTGAAAATAttcgaatattttttttgaaatagaaaatattctaatataattactaaaataattagctTTCGAATGCAAATGTATGTGCACAAAATCTCTTTGCTCCTTACTTTGTGAGAAATTCTAGATAGTGTATATTCAAGTAGTTTACATgagaatatataataattcacaatgttaattttataactaaaGGAGTTAACTAGTAACCAACATAACCGAACAGACTCAAAACATAGTGCTTAAagaaatctttaaaaaaatgaacattgtTATTGCTGGTAGTGAAAAGATTGTGAACCTTTTACAAGTCATTTTCAATGTATTTATACAGCTCAAACTACTAATTAAGGCACTCGAACTAAATAAGCAAAGTAGATCCCTTAAATCTTGGCACTAATTACAATTTGATCTtcaaaaatataagaaaagCAATATTCTAAATTATAGGAAAAATTTATGATCTCCTAAAACTAGTCTCGGATCTCAATATTCTTTAATTGAGATAGTGTGTCATCCTCTTGAATAGTACTAGTAATTAGCTTAAGTTGAACCTAACTACTTAGGTTGAGGTTGAATACTTGACGGTCCATATTTAACACATCTTATATTCCCCAACTTTCTTATTGTTCATGAAGTCGATGACCCAAGAAGGTATGTAGTAAAAGATAACCATTCACTGATCGCTTCACCCATTTAACTATAAAAGAGTGCTTTGCGCCGACATATCTTTCAGGgaattaatacaaataattttcaatgttataattaattGCAATTAAAACTATGTTATTGAAATTGGTTGCATTGAACTTATACATTgagctttctttctttcttgtagATTTACAAATAACTTTTGATTTTACCATTTACTTATTAATTTTGCTTACAACATTTCAATTctaatgatttattattattattattattattattattattattaattttttatagtgTTAGTTTATATAAATCTTTTAGCTCAAATTTTGTGGTggttaaaaacaaatttaatatttttttcttttgtttcattcTTTGAGTTTCAACAAAACGAAGTAATTTATTATTCAactacatataattatatatttgatagtgTAATTGTTGAGTGTTGGATACAATTGAGGATGGtttcaattatttaaaatattatacaaataCCATACTTTGTTagaataaaatatgataaatagatataaaattctaaacaaattaacaatataattaccAATTGTACGTGAaactattgtaattttttatttactatGATAATGTAATTATACAATTACTTTTTAACATTGGACATTTATTTAGTTGCACAACACATTTCGTTTAACTAGTTTATAGATAAAGGTTGATGCAATTAATTGACCAGGTGGTCCAAATAGAAATAAGGATAAAATGGTTAAGACTATGAAATTAAATGACGAAGACACAAATAGCTTGTAGTGAGATTCTTTGGATTGATGTTTGTGTTTCACAAGTTGTGTAATGAATAGAACATGATGGACTTTGATATAGTACAAAGTTTGTAGCAATAGAACATGATCTTTTGTAAAATTAGTGCACCTAAAGAGCTTGATTCTCTTGAACATGACAAGACTAATTATATTAGCCAAAGCCCGTAACAAAGTTCTAGAGACAAGACAAGCTTTGAGACCAAGTCAAGGCCCACTAGATCGAGCTAGGAGGCAGACTTCGGGGCTCCTAGTGACTACTCGTCTGAGGCCAGCCCCGAAGGTCCCTTGAACTTGGTTTGCGCTTTACTTTTCAGTTCTCCATGTGTTACCCGTTCGATCCTTCGTAGTTTACTCTTTGTATCCCGCTGAAATTCCACACACACGCTTTGAGCGGTTTTTTTAGACCAATCTTGATATATCCCTTAAAGGTAAATAATTGCACGTTGGTAGTCGTATTCAGCAACGCAACATGGAGGGCCACACTCTATGGCGACGCTCATCTTCAATGCACAAAAAAGTCATGGACAGATAGATAGATTAAGAAATTAAGGCTCCATACCTCTGAAAGCTTCTCCAACACAAAATATCTCAAGTTTTACATAAAGAAATGAACAACGGAGCAGCTATAGACGACGGATTCGTATACAAACAAGAGGTCCATCTTACTGTCCTCAAAACTTCTGTCTTCTTCGCCGGTGATGGATTCGCCGCCTACACCTCCGACGGCCAGCTCCTCCTCCGAGCCGACTCCTACGGCCCCGACAAACGCCACCAGGGCGAACTCGTTCTCATGGACGCCGCCGGCAAATGCCTCCTCACCCTCCGCCGAAAGGTTTTGCAATAATAATCTCTCACTCACTCAAACTTGACTCCAAAAGTTTAGGAGAAAATTGCGCACTATGTGTTTGCAGAAATGCGTgacttaaatattaattaatccCAATTCCCAACAACACTCAATAAATAATGTTAAATCTGATTTgtataacattttattttatttggagCAGTGGCCGAGTCTTCACCAGAGGTGGGAAGGGTTTTCGGGCGAGAGAACGGAGGGCCAGAAGCCGATCTTCAGCGTGCGGTGGTCGTCGATAATCGGACGGTCGAGCGTGACGGTGGAGGTGTACGACGATCCGGGGGAGGAGTACAAGATCGAAGGGTGCTTCGCGCAGCGGAACTGCACGATCTTCAACGCCGCGGCCGGCGAGGAACCGGTGGCGGAGATTCGACGGAAAGTGGATCCCTCCGCCAATGTGGTGCTGGGGAGAGAGGTGTTCTCGCTGTCGTTGAAGCCGGGGTTTGATGGGGCCTTCGCCATGGGGCTCGTCCTCGTTCTGGACCAGATCCACGCCGATGATCATTACTTTTTCGCCAATAAAGGAGATGATAGTCGAGTCGGTGCGGAGCCCATTTCTGATGATtagttatatattttacttcaaatatggaagaatttttttcttttctaggCTGTAAAACTATATTATCCATTTATCAATTAGCATGTCAAGACTCAAGATAAATTTTGTCCTCAGATATTGTGTGGGGGTGTAAACGAGTCGAGTCGAGCTTGAATTTGGGTTGATTTGAACTCGAACTTAATAACAATGGGTGTGCTCGTGCTCAAGCTCGAAAAATGATGCTCGAGCTCAGCGTCGAGCAGGTTGAACAGCTCATTTGACTTGATTGTTCGAGCTGGAGTTGAATTCAGCTCGAATTCAGactttaagtatatatatatatatatatatttagggtTTACAAGCGGCTCGATGAGTCATGAGTCTAAAATATTTGAACTCGAGCTCGGCTCAGTTACATAACGAGTTGAGCTTTGACCGAACGGTTTGAGAGTTGTTCGCAAGTGACTCGGTTCATTTGCAGTCCTAATGTTGCGTAATGTAACTCTTATATATGTGTGAAATGAGTGatgattttataaattttgtcaAGGATGTTTGGTATAATATAGCTCTTTAAATGTGTGTGAAATGAAGAACAAGTTTATAAATTTCGTTTGTCAGTTGTTGACGTTTTAGAGTTGTGTGTTTGGATGACAGGGTGAAAAGTCAGAGGAAAGAAAACAcaaattagatattttttatATGGTTGACTTGTTTGGTTAGAATAGgtcggcaatttatatcatggacaaaACTCTACGTAGCATTATGAGCTTTGAATCGAAACAATGAGTTAcataattcatattcgtaaAGAATtttataacagaagatataaaaaatcataacacaagacacacacacatgttatatatttacttatttttcatatcagatttatacacataatttgtgttaataggtacaaaatttcataacataagacataattactaattgagaaaattgtaatttatgtcctcacaaatatgtcaattatcaatgtcactattaaattattagtggtataaatattgtcttcaattttcaaaacgtgatATATATTGGCATATTGCCAGTCCCATAATGCAATTGCGGTTACATattatatttcacaattttagaagaGTAAAAAAGTAATTTGAAGTTCATTTACTTTTTTTCTATTTTCC
It includes:
- the LOC116033303 gene encoding phosphatidylcholine:diacylglycerol cholinephosphotransferase 1-like, with product MDVDASSLRSPPSILINRHSNRLDVNAVKHVGERAVEKKKRATLTSELGKHGAVGVRSPFFLKWRVGDVFGVVRRHPIPCVFSVLLFFFMHVEYTLRMTPPGSPPLDFGFVVTVPLNRLLASRPDINNLLAALNTVFVAMQSWYILWAWLIEGRPRATISALFMFTCRGILGYLTQLPLPEEFLGSGVDFPVGNTSFFLFFSGHVAASVIASQDMQRVKRSKLAFTFHVLNLLQIVRLLSTRGHYTIDLAAGYAAGILFDSLAGKYENYKNKQISSTNPTSCPVGINSKNENSDN
- the LOC116031914 gene encoding protein LURP-one-related 5-like, translating into MNNGAAIDDGFVYKQEVHLTVLKTSVFFAGDGFAAYTSDGQLLLRADSYGPDKRHQGELVLMDAAGKCLLTLRRKWPSLHQRWEGFSGERTEGQKPIFSVRWSSIIGRSSVTVEVYDDPGEEYKIEGCFAQRNCTIFNAAAGEEPVAEIRRKVDPSANVVLGREVFSLSLKPGFDGAFAMGLVLVLDQIHADDHYFFANKGDDSRVGAEPISDD